A genomic window from Candidatus Woesearchaeota archaeon includes:
- a CDS encoding DHH family phosphoesterase yields MSIKEQLQQAKEQLLASERPFFLFDDDPDGLCAFLLLYRMVRAGKGMPLKGVRLDQQFAARVNEYQPDLVVILDKPKVEQEFIDAINVNLIWIDHHEPQRLTKGLYINPRKESPNNNLPTSLLAYRIAEEDAWIAVVGIVADWQLPPKDIWEKALNEDYPDLLPKEILDAPTALHNSPAGRLARIFSFNLKGRVKDVLTSMKILTRIKKPQELLEKQHSQARLVMKRYEQLNEQYEEIKKEVRVDEHNPIILFTYTDERNSFTADLSNELLSTHPEKLIIIGRQSNGSYKCSLRSSELLVEQLLGKVLAKTGGTGGGHEHACGAVIPTEVFDEFVKLMREEVMKK; encoded by the coding sequence ATGAGTATAAAAGAACAATTACAACAAGCAAAAGAGCAATTATTAGCAAGTGAGCGCCCATTCTTTCTCTTTGATGATGATCCCGACGGGCTCTGCGCATTCCTTCTTTTATATCGCATGGTACGAGCAGGAAAAGGGATGCCTCTGAAAGGTGTGCGACTTGACCAACAGTTTGCAGCTCGAGTTAATGAATATCAGCCTGACCTTGTTGTGATTTTAGATAAACCAAAAGTTGAACAAGAATTTATTGATGCAATTAATGTAAACCTTATTTGGATAGATCATCACGAGCCACAACGACTAACAAAAGGATTATACATCAATCCACGAAAAGAATCACCAAACAACAATTTACCCACTAGCCTTCTTGCCTATCGCATCGCAGAAGAAGACGCGTGGATAGCGGTGGTTGGCATTGTTGCAGATTGGCAATTACCACCAAAAGATATCTGGGAAAAAGCACTAAATGAAGACTACCCCGACTTACTACCAAAAGAAATACTTGACGCGCCAACAGCACTTCATAACAGCCCCGCAGGAAGACTTGCACGAATATTCTCATTTAACCTGAAAGGACGAGTAAAAGATGTACTTACCTCAATGAAAATACTTACTCGCATTAAAAAACCACAAGAGCTCTTAGAAAAACAACACTCGCAAGCAAGACTTGTTATGAAACGATACGAACAACTCAACGAACAATACGAAGAGATAAAAAAAGAAGTACGTGTTGATGAACACAATCCAATTATCTTGTTTACTTATACAGATGAGCGCAATAGCTTTACAGCAGATTTATCAAACGAATTACTCTCCACACATCCTGAAAAACTCATCATCATCGGCCGACAAAGCAACGGTAGCTACAAATGTAGTCTGCGCAGTAGCGAGCTTTTGGTTGAACAACTCCTCGGAAAAGTTTTAGCTAAAACAGGAGGTACAGGGGGCGGTCATGAACACGCATGTGGCGCAGTTATTCCAACCGAAGTCTTTGATGAATTCGTCAAACTCATGCGAGAAGAAGTCATGAAAAAGTAA